A single window of Flavobacterium sp. 140616W15 DNA harbors:
- a CDS encoding DUF4304 domain-containing protein, which translates to MLINDSKEFKDLFDSKANGFSKAFGGWYKQSTECISILELQKSNFGDNLPVVSQSLQIVHKKIYRNLSS; encoded by the coding sequence ATACTTATTAATGATAGTAAAGAGTTTAAAGATTTATTTGATAGTAAAGCTAATGGTTTTTCCAAAGCTTTTGGAGGTTGGTATAAGCAAAGTACTGAGTGTATTTCTATACTTGAATTACAAAAATCAAATTTTGGAGATAATCTACCTGTAGTAAGCCAATCTCTTCAAATCGTCCATAAAAAAATTTATAGAAATCTGTCCAGTTGA
- a CDS encoding helix-turn-helix domain-containing protein, whose translation MNRLDKQCLMCGDGFLPKSVTSVYCSAKCSKKAYKQKILQVKKEAELKALADKIPKDRVFISVTEAGILFGVAKRTLYRLVSQGKIPSVNLGTRLVRIDRKVMEEIFGPVRSMPQAETVLKKKLYSLEKEDCYSIGEIAERFQISEGSVYNHIRKYSIPTRQIGKNVYAPKTEIDNLYNGNDFI comes from the coding sequence ATGAATAGATTAGATAAACAATGTCTTATGTGCGGGGACGGATTTCTGCCCAAAAGCGTTACTTCTGTCTACTGCTCAGCTAAATGCAGTAAAAAAGCATACAAGCAGAAGATACTGCAAGTTAAAAAGGAAGCGGAGCTCAAAGCACTGGCAGATAAAATACCCAAGGACAGGGTCTTTATTTCTGTTACGGAAGCTGGCATTCTTTTTGGTGTTGCCAAAAGAACCCTTTACCGGCTTGTGAGCCAGGGAAAAATTCCTTCAGTTAATTTAGGAACCCGCCTTGTAAGGATAGACCGTAAAGTTATGGAAGAGATTTTTGGCCCTGTCCGTAGCATGCCGCAAGCTGAAACCGTGCTTAAGAAAAAATTATACAGCCTTGAAAAAGAAGACTGCTATTCCATTGGCGAAATAGCTGAGAGATTTCAAATATCTGAAGGTTCTGTCTACAATCATATCAGGAAATATTCAATCCCAACCAGACAGATCGGAAAGAATGTATATGCCCCCAAAACGGAAATTGATAATTTGTATAACGGAAATGATTTTATATGA
- a CDS encoding helix-turn-helix domain-containing protein → MDTNEISFENLPKAVAHLVKEIAEIKYMIQNVQVYESKEKNIPIGVEEASRLIGKAKSTIYALVRQRKIPCYKYGKKLYFLKKSF, encoded by the coding sequence ATGGACACAAACGAAATCTCTTTTGAGAACCTGCCCAAAGCAGTAGCGCACTTAGTGAAAGAAATTGCAGAGATTAAATATATGATTCAGAATGTGCAGGTATATGAATCTAAAGAAAAAAATATTCCTATTGGTGTCGAAGAAGCAAGCCGCCTCATAGGAAAAGCAAAGTCTACAATTTACGCTCTTGTAAGGCAGAGAAAAATTCCGTGCTATAAATATGGTAAAAAGCTGTATTTTTTGAAGAAGAGCTTTTAG
- the dnaK gene encoding molecular chaperone DnaK codes for MGKIIGIDLGTTNSCVSVMEGNEAVVIPNAEGKRTTPSIIAFVEGGEIKVGDPAKRQAVTNPTKTIASIKRFMGHTFAETTNEAKRVSYKVVKGDNNTPRVDIDGRLYTAQELSAMTLQKMKKTAEDYLGQTVTEAVITVPAYFNDAQRQATKEAGEIAGLKVMRIINEPTAAALAYGLDKKGTDQKIAVYDLGGGTFDISVLELGDGVFEVLSTNGDTHLGGDDFDHEIIDWLADEFKAEEGIDLRLDPMSLQRLKEAAEKAKIELSSSSETEINLPYVTATASGPKHLVKKLSRAQFEKLTDSLVKRSMEPVAKALKDAGLTTSDIDEVILVGGSTRMPRIAEEVEKFFGKKASKGVNPDEVVAIGAAIQGGVLSGDVKDVLLLDVTPLSLGIETMGGVLTKLIEANTTIPTKKSQVFSTAADSQPSVEIHVLQGERAMAADNKTIGRFHLDGIPPAPRGVPQIEVTFDIDANGIIKVSATDKGTGKSHDIRIEASSGLTAEEIEKMKKDAEANADADKIAKERAEKLNEADSMIFQTETQLKELGSKLADDHKVAVEYALTELRMAHQSQDIPAIQTALDNINAAWKTATEAMYAQGEQGQQAAPQQEQAQGDNVEDVEFEEVK; via the coding sequence ATGGGTAAAATAATCGGAATTGATTTAGGGACTACGAACTCTTGTGTTTCTGTAATGGAAGGTAACGAAGCAGTTGTTATTCCTAACGCAGAAGGAAAAAGAACTACACCATCTATCATCGCTTTTGTTGAAGGTGGAGAAATTAAAGTAGGAGATCCTGCAAAAAGACAAGCAGTAACGAATCCTACAAAAACAATTGCTTCTATTAAACGTTTTATGGGACACACTTTTGCTGAAACTACAAATGAAGCAAAAAGAGTATCATACAAAGTAGTAAAAGGTGACAACAATACTCCACGTGTGGATATTGATGGTCGTTTATATACTGCTCAAGAATTGTCAGCAATGACTCTTCAAAAAATGAAAAAAACTGCTGAAGACTATTTAGGTCAAACAGTAACTGAAGCAGTTATTACTGTTCCTGCTTACTTTAATGATGCACAACGTCAAGCTACAAAAGAAGCTGGAGAGATTGCTGGTCTTAAAGTTATGCGTATAATCAATGAGCCAACTGCAGCTGCACTTGCTTACGGATTAGACAAAAAAGGAACTGATCAAAAAATTGCTGTTTACGATTTAGGTGGAGGTACATTTGATATTTCTGTTCTTGAATTAGGAGATGGAGTTTTCGAAGTATTGTCTACAAACGGTGATACTCACTTAGGTGGAGATGACTTTGACCACGAAATTATTGACTGGTTAGCTGACGAATTCAAAGCTGAAGAAGGTATCGACTTACGTCTTGACCCAATGTCATTACAACGTTTGAAAGAAGCTGCTGAGAAAGCAAAAATTGAATTGTCTTCTTCTTCAGAAACTGAAATCAACTTACCATACGTTACAGCTACGGCTTCTGGACCAAAACACTTAGTGAAAAAATTGTCTAGAGCTCAATTCGAAAAATTAACTGATTCTTTAGTAAAACGTTCTATGGAGCCTGTTGCTAAAGCATTAAAAGATGCTGGTTTAACTACATCTGATATTGACGAAGTTATTCTTGTTGGAGGTTCTACTCGTATGCCAAGAATTGCTGAGGAAGTTGAAAAATTCTTCGGTAAAAAAGCATCTAAAGGAGTTAACCCTGATGAGGTTGTTGCAATTGGAGCAGCTATTCAAGGTGGTGTATTATCTGGAGATGTAAAAGATGTATTGTTACTTGACGTTACACCTTTATCTTTAGGTATCGAAACTATGGGTGGTGTATTAACTAAATTAATTGAAGCTAATACTACAATTCCAACTAAAAAATCACAAGTTTTCTCAACTGCTGCTGATTCTCAACCATCTGTTGAAATTCACGTATTGCAAGGTGAAAGAGCTATGGCCGCTGATAACAAAACTATCGGTCGTTTCCATTTAGATGGTATTCCACCAGCACCAAGAGGAGTTCCTCAAATTGAGGTTACTTTTGATATTGATGCAAATGGTATCATTAAAGTTTCTGCAACTGATAAAGGAACAGGAAAATCTCACGATATCCGTATCGAAGCTTCTTCTGGATTAACAGCTGAAGAAATCGAAAAAATGAAAAAAGATGCAGAAGCTAATGCTGATGCTGATAAAATAGCAAAAGAAAGAGCTGAGAAATTAAACGAAGCTGACAGCATGATTTTCCAAACTGAAACTCAATTAAAAGAGTTAGGAAGCAAATTAGCTGACGATCATAAAGTTGCTGTTGAGTACGCTTTAACTGAATTGAGAATGGCTCACCAATCTCAAGACATTCCAGCTATTCAAACTGCTCTTGACAACATTAATGCAGCTTGGAAAACAGCTACAGAAGCAATGTACGCTCAAGGAGAACAAGGTCAACAAGCGGCTCCACAACAAGAGCAAGCTCAAGGAGACAATGTTGAAGATGTTGAATTCGAAGAAGTCAAATAA
- a CDS encoding IS6 family transposase, with product MNTKGHCYPKYVILQAVYFKLRFTLSYRDVEEIMKIRGVIVDHATIQRWVYKFAPSLEAEMKKRKGRVGTSWRLDETYIKVKGIWCYLYRAVDRSGNTVDFLLTKRRQRMSAQSFLIKAISNNCSPRVINIDKSGSNTAAIKVYNKRSFSKIKIRQCKYLNNIVEQDHRFIKWRIQNGLGFKSFESAKRTLSGIEVVHMLRKNQMVRPGLSMFKSFCKLVS from the coding sequence ATGAATACTAAAGGTCATTGTTATCCAAAATATGTAATCCTTCAGGCAGTGTATTTTAAATTAAGATTTACACTTAGCTATCGTGACGTTGAGGAAATAATGAAGATTAGGGGGGTGATTGTGGATCATGCAACGATTCAGCGTTGGGTATATAAGTTTGCACCTTCACTTGAGGCAGAGATGAAGAAGAGAAAAGGCAGAGTGGGGACGAGTTGGAGATTAGATGAGACTTATATCAAAGTAAAAGGTATTTGGTGTTATTTATATAGAGCAGTAGATAGGTCTGGTAATACAGTTGATTTCTTATTAACTAAGAGAAGGCAGAGGATGAGTGCCCAGTCATTTCTAATTAAAGCAATTAGTAACAACTGTAGTCCAAGAGTAATAAACATCGATAAAAGCGGTTCTAATACTGCCGCGATCAAAGTCTATAACAAACGTTCGTTCTCAAAGATTAAAATCCGGCAGTGTAAATATCTCAACAATATTGTAGAGCAGGACCATCGTTTTATAAAATGGCGTATCCAAAATGGACTAGGTTTTAAAAGTTTTGAATCGGCCAAACGAACATTGAGCGGAATTGAAGTTGTACATATGCTAAGAAAGAATCAGATGGTTAGGCCAGGATTATCTATGTTTAAATCATTCTGTAAACTGGTGAGCTAA
- a CDS encoding AraC family transcriptional regulator, whose product MISIFSASIAIVILICILVSVLLIGYSLKTKSYNILLAIFFILLSYPFFILFLVDTGLIKYVPHVYRTSLIAHLLCMPASYLYVRSATKNKGLTKGDFIYIIPVLIYIVDYWPFFSLTGAEKIGIMHSLQLNKKVLFFYESRFFCAGFYIVFKYVLAFAYWIAQFNFIIGLYRVKNSDFKKENRICLMWFSIFVSSQIFLFFPLLNLLELSESYDKLIVFLFTGGPTALFAITLFLFPRILFGIKGIVLADENYALAKKSSNLIPLILDQNKEQSTTPKYLSHSKMKEIALQIKMHIDHNSSYLDAQCTLRQLSEELSIPMQYISAVINECEKVNFNDFINSYRIEYCLKLLKENDHKNQTLESIAAKSGFNNRNTFTVAFKKVMGQTPSYYIKKSASLVL is encoded by the coding sequence ATGATTTCTATCTTTTCTGCCTCCATAGCGATAGTAATTCTTATATGTATACTAGTTTCAGTTCTTTTAATTGGTTATTCTTTAAAAACAAAGAGTTATAACATATTGCTTGCTATATTTTTTATTTTGTTATCTTATCCTTTCTTCATTTTATTTTTAGTTGACACAGGACTTATAAAATATGTACCACATGTTTACCGAACTAGTTTAATAGCCCATCTATTATGTATGCCTGCTTCCTATCTTTATGTGCGATCAGCTACTAAAAATAAAGGTTTAACAAAAGGAGATTTTATATATATCATTCCCGTCTTGATATATATAGTGGACTATTGGCCTTTCTTTTCGCTCACAGGAGCTGAAAAAATTGGTATTATGCATTCTTTACAGTTAAATAAGAAAGTTTTGTTTTTTTATGAAAGTCGGTTTTTTTGTGCGGGATTTTATATTGTTTTTAAGTACGTTTTGGCATTTGCATATTGGATCGCTCAGTTTAATTTTATAATTGGACTTTACAGAGTTAAAAATTCAGATTTTAAAAAAGAAAATCGCATATGCCTTATGTGGTTTTCTATATTTGTTTCGTCGCAGATTTTTTTGTTTTTTCCTTTATTAAACCTCCTGGAGTTAAGCGAATCCTACGATAAATTAATTGTGTTTTTATTTACGGGTGGTCCTACGGCACTATTTGCTATTACCCTTTTCTTATTTCCCAGAATTTTATTCGGAATCAAAGGAATTGTATTAGCGGATGAAAATTACGCTTTGGCTAAAAAATCAAGTAATTTAATCCCCCTGATTTTAGATCAGAATAAAGAACAGTCCACAACCCCTAAATATTTATCTCATTCAAAAATGAAAGAAATTGCATTGCAGATAAAAATGCATATTGATCATAATAGTTCCTATTTAGATGCACAATGTACACTGCGGCAATTGTCAGAAGAGCTCTCGATTCCTATGCAATATATTTCTGCAGTAATTAATGAATGTGAAAAGGTGAATTTTAATGATTTCATTAATTCTTACAGAATTGAGTATTGTCTGAAATTACTAAAGGAAAATGATCATAAGAATCAAACACTTGAATCAATAGCTGCAAAAAGTGGCTTTAATAATAGAAATACTTTTACTGTTGCCTTTAAGAAAGTAATGGGACAAACACCTTCATATTATATAAAAAAATCTGCTTCCTTAGTACTATAA
- a CDS encoding IS6 family transposase, which yields MNTKGHCCPKYVILQAVYFKLRFTLSYRDVEEIMKIRGVIVDHATIQRWVYKFMPFIEAEMKNRKARVGKSWRMDETYIKVKGIWCYLYRAVDKSGNTVDFLLTRKRQRMSAQSFLIKAIINNYRPRVINIDKSGSNTAAIKVYNRRSFSKIKIRVLSHL from the coding sequence ATGAATACCAAAGGTCATTGTTGTCCAAAATACGTAATCCTGCAGGCAGTGTATTTTAAATTAAGATTTACACTTAGCTATCGTGACGTTGAAGAAATAATGAAAATTAGGGGTGTGATTGTTGATCATGCCACGATCCAACGCTGGGTTTATAAGTTTATGCCTTTCATTGAGGCAGAGATGAAGAATAGAAAAGCCAGAGTGGGGAAGAGTTGGAGAATGGATGAGACGTATATTAAAGTAAAAGGAATTTGGTGTTATTTATATAGGGCAGTAGATAAATCAGGCAATACGGTTGACTTCCTTCTGACCAGAAAAAGACAAAGAATGAGCGCTCAGTCTTTTCTAATTAAAGCAATTATTAATAACTACCGGCCAAGAGTAATAAATATTGATAAAAGCGGTTCTAATACCGCAGCAATTAAAGTTTATAACAGGCGTTCTTTCTCAAAGATTAAAATTCGGGTTCTGTCGCATCTATGA
- a CDS encoding site-specific integrase — translation MKELAKTKVTVRLRKAEDRKEWYVYIESYPVEVFGKKAPQRIREYLNRSITTVEWDKKRTARTDAEGIKSYKPKRSDNGIIMCRSDSDREIMLYADAVRKIRQKEYDNTDLYSDAENLLAQQKEKGKEDFIKYIAATASKRHARSSKSIQINWQRTREFLKSYSAGSLMFSEIDSRMAEDFKLFLLAAPLGGGKKGIISRNTAGTYFSIFKAALKQAFIDGYLIVDLSSKIRGIPEQESRREYLTIDELNALAQTPCEKDVLKRAALFSALTGLRHSDIQKLRWKEISLEDGRAKLHFTQKKTKGVEYMPISEQALDLCGEPRLPEQLVFEDLPDPSWISRPLKKWIELAGIKKNITFHCFRHTFATLQLSSGTDIYTVSKMLGHTNVKTTEIYAKVIDEKKNRASQAIQLESLKK, via the coding sequence ATGAAAGAATTAGCAAAAACCAAGGTAACTGTGCGTCTTCGAAAAGCAGAAGACCGAAAGGAATGGTATGTCTACATAGAAAGCTATCCTGTTGAGGTTTTCGGAAAGAAAGCGCCCCAGAGAATCCGTGAATATTTAAACAGATCCATAACAACAGTGGAGTGGGACAAGAAAAGAACTGCCCGCACAGATGCAGAGGGTATAAAATCCTACAAACCCAAACGCAGCGATAACGGAATTATAATGTGCAGAAGCGATAGCGACCGTGAAATCATGCTCTATGCTGACGCAGTGCGTAAAATCAGGCAGAAAGAATACGATAATACAGATCTGTACAGTGATGCTGAGAACCTATTGGCTCAGCAGAAAGAAAAAGGGAAAGAAGATTTTATTAAATACATTGCTGCTACGGCGTCTAAAAGACACGCCCGAAGTTCAAAATCTATTCAGATCAATTGGCAGCGAACCAGAGAGTTTTTAAAAAGCTATTCAGCGGGCAGTCTGATGTTTTCCGAGATTGACAGCAGAATGGCGGAAGATTTTAAACTGTTTCTGCTGGCTGCACCGCTCGGAGGAGGCAAAAAAGGAATCATTTCCCGCAACACTGCGGGAACTTATTTTTCCATATTTAAAGCCGCTTTGAAACAGGCTTTTATTGATGGATATTTAATCGTTGATTTATCTTCAAAGATAAGAGGCATACCTGAGCAGGAATCAAGACGCGAATATCTTACCATTGATGAATTGAATGCATTGGCCCAAACGCCCTGCGAAAAAGATGTCCTTAAAAGAGCCGCGCTTTTCTCGGCCCTTACAGGTCTGAGGCATTCCGACATTCAGAAGCTCCGCTGGAAAGAGATAAGTCTGGAAGACGGCAGGGCCAAACTGCATTTCACGCAGAAAAAGACAAAGGGTGTCGAATACATGCCTATTTCCGAGCAGGCTTTAGATCTCTGCGGAGAACCGAGACTTCCCGAGCAGCTTGTCTTTGAGGATCTGCCGGACCCGTCGTGGATTTCACGCCCTCTGAAAAAATGGATTGAATTGGCAGGCATTAAAAAAAATATTACCTTCCACTGCTTCCGCCATACATTTGCAACACTGCAACTGTCGAGCGGGACAGACATTTATACGGTCAGTAAAATGCTGGGGCATACCAATGTAAAAACTACTGAAATCTATGCCAAAGTAATAGATGAGAAGAAAAACAGAGCCTCGCAGGCAATACAATTGGAATCTTTAAAGAAATAA